The nucleotide window CCATCTTATACTCTTCGGAAAGCTTATAAGCAATCGTCCCAGCCAAAAAGAACCCCATCATATTAAAGGTTGCCCGATAAGCTGATTCCAAGTAAGCTGTCCAGTTTGCCCCAAAAATACTGGCCATAAACTCACTATATCCGGGAACCGGGAAATCAGTGATAATCAAGAAGATTGATCCAATAATAGTTAATGGCATAATTACCAAGAACCCTGAGCGAAGTGCGCCAAAATACTTGTTGTTAGTAACCTTGGCTACCCTAGGCACCATCTGCTCCTCAATAAATTTAATAAAGCTATTCATATATATTACCTCCAAGATAGCGTTTGCAATACCATTATATCAACGAAAACTACGCAATATGTCCCTGTTTTGGGGAAATTTCCCAGAGGTATTTTTATGAGAAAAGAGAAAAAAAGCCTGTTACGACAGGCTTTTTTTACCATATAACTTAATTCCCGCATGTCCAACCATTTAGTTGCGGATAAATTTTCCATTGTCAACCATGTACCAATATGATACCTTGATAACAGAAAACAAATATTTCAGGAGGTTCATATTTATGAAAGTTTATAATAGTCAGAAAGCTCCCGAGGCAATCGGACCGTATGTACAAGCAATTGCGGCCAATGGTAACCTATATTTATCAGGTGTGCTTGGCATCGATCGCTCAACCGGAAAAATGGCCGGTGAAAGTACCGAAGAACAAGCAAAACAAATATTTAAGAATATTGAATATGTTCTGGCAGAAGCAGGACTTACCCTCAATCATGTCATCAAAACAACAATTTTCCTGACAACAATGGATGATTTCCAGACCGTCAATCAAGTTTATGGTGCCAACTTCAGCAGTCATAAACCGGCCCGTTCATGCATAGCTGTTTCAGCGCTGCCACTAAATGCTAAGGTAGAAATTGAACTTATCGCTGAACTCGTATAAAAGATAAATCCTGATTAGGTGCAGCACCTAATCAGGATTTTTTTATTCGCCGCGATAGCGAAGCACAATTATTGCACCACCAATGCAAAGCCCGCCAATTGCTGCCCATGCCGCTATTGGTGCCTGTCCGGTTTGTGGCAAAGTGTCGCTGTTTGCAGTCGTTGATTCCGACTGTTCCGCTTCTTCAGTATTATTCTCACTGCTATTGTTATCTGTGCTATCACCAGGTTCATCTTGCAGCAACGCTTCATACACCTGATTCACTGTCCAGCTATAGTTGCGCAACTCAGTGTCTGCGCTATCGAAGCGGTTAGGATCAACCGCTGGGTCAGTAACCGGTGAGTGGACCCGGTTACCAAGTAAAACAATCCCAAGATTGTTTTCTGGGTCAATCAGGGTCAGAGTGCCGGTCCAGCCAGTATGTCCATATGTAGTCGGACTGGCATATTTGCCGAACGAACTATAGCCGGAACCACCATTTACCCGCCAACCGAGACCGTAGGTCGGGTTACTTACTGAGCTCGCGGTGAACTCATCAGCGACCGCTTTGCTGAAGAGTTCAACCCCATTATAAGTACCGCCATTCAGCATAACTTGAAGCAGCACCGCCATGTCGGCGGTATTTGAAAATAATCCCGCATGTCCGGAAACACCTTCCATTGCGTAATAAGCTTTTTCATCATGAACTTCGCCCCAAATTGTTTCGATACGAATATTAGGAAAATCAATAACCCCATCACGGGTATTACCGTTTAACTCAGTTGCTGCTGTTTGTTCAGGTGCTATACCTTTATCTAGCGGATTGAACATCGTATGGGTCAATCCCAGCGGTGCGTAGATTTCCATTTCGACATATTCATCAAGCGGCATACCAACAATGGCTTCAATAATGAACCCTAGCAGCATATAATCAACGTCGCTATAAATATTCTTTGTACCCGGTTCATATTCAAGCGGTGTTTTACAAATCATTGCCAATGTCGTTGCTTTGTCTTGCGAATACAAGTCTCCGGCTACAGCCTGATTTGGGTATTGCGGATCAGCCGGGAAGCCAGCATTATGATGCAGGATGTCACTGATTTTCATAATATCTTTACCTTTGATTACATCATCAGGCTGATCGGCAAAGCCATCAATATAGTCTGAAACTAAATCGTCAATTCCAAGCTTACCTTCAGTCACTAATTTCTGCAAGGCAAAGTTGGTGGCAAACATTTTGGTATTTGATGCCATGTCATACATCGTATCAACCGTTGCCGGAATCGGATCACTCATCAATTCTGATTGATTATATTTTTTTGCCAAACCAAAGGCATTCTGATAAGCAATTTTTCCATCCTTAATAACTATCATGCTTAAACTCGAATATCCGGCATCAATCTGTTCTTGAATATTAGTTTCCATCTGTGCTAATTTTTCGCTATCAAACCCGGCTTCTTCTGGATTCGTTACCGGGGACAAGGTGGGTGATGCGGCACTCGGGTGCAGCATCACTAAACTGTTGCACAGCAGGATAGTTACCATTACAAAGATTCCTTTAGATACTTTTTTCATTCCTTCTACCTCCAAAATAAAGCAAGATGACACATCCATCATTCTGTGTCATCCTGCTGCGCGTTTCTATATAGCCCGGCTAATAAAACCGTCGGCTTGGTTTAAGCGGTTGACCGCTTCTTGGTAGTCACAATTTGCTTTAATCATGACGATGGCAACTTTCGGCTTGTTTTCAGCCTTGTGCAATACTTGTTCTGCTTGTTCGTAACTGACGCCGGTCGCATCAATGATAATGCGTTTGGCGCGTTCAACTAGTTTTTCGTTGGTTAATTGGACATCAACCATAAGATTGCCAAATACTTTACCGGCCTGCACCATCGCTCCGGTTGATAGCATGTTGAGAATCATCTTTTGAGCACTTCCGGCTTTCAGTCGAGTTGAGCCGGTCAGGACCTCCGGTCCGGCATCAACTTCCAGCTTATGCTGGGCAGCGGCACCGATTGCTGAGCCGATATTGCAGGCAACGGCAACGGTGCGGGCACCAATTTCATTCGCATACTCAAGGCCACTAATGACGTACGGGGTGCGGCCGCTGGCGGCGATGCCGATGACAACGTCAACTGGCTGCAAGTCGATGGCGGCGAGGTCATTGACCGCCAGTTCGCGTGAGTCTTCGGCGCCTTCGACAGCGCGCACGAAGGCGCGCTCGCCGCCGGCGATGATGCCGATGAACTCATCGAAGCTGACGCCGAAGGTTGGCACGCATTCAACGGCGTCCAGGACGCCGATGCGGCCGCTGGTGCCGGCGCCAATGTAGATGATACGGCCACCAGCACGATATTGTTTGCCTAGTAATTCAATAACTTCGGCAATTTCGGGAAGAATGGTTGCAATTGCAAGAGCCACTTTTTGATCTTCATGATTCATAACTGTTGCAAATTCTAAAGCTGATAATTGATCTAAATGTTTGGTATTTTCATTGCGTTTTTCTGTTGTCAAATTCTCTAGCATGTGGCCCACTCCTAACGTAATCTTTCAAGTAATTTATCATTGTAGCCAAAGAAGTAAGTTAAAACGAATCCCATTACATATGAAATAACCAGACCGCCAACATACCATAACCATTGACCATTAGCAATTAAAGGAATCAATAATAATCCAGATGGCCCGATTGCCACAGCACCAACAGTATTGCCTAATGTATTTGCCAAAGCAATAAATGCACCACCAAATCCGGCACCCAAACATGCGGTAACAAATGGCCAGAATAATGGCAATGAAACCCCATAAATTAACGGTTCACCAACACCGAGGAACCCAACCGGTAACCCTGATGCTGCTGTTTCTTTTAATTTCAAATCCTTGGTTTTTACGAAGACCGCAATGGCCGCGCCCACTTGGCCGGCGCCGGCCATTGCCATAATTGGCAACAACACTGTAAAACCTGCTGAAGTAATCAACTCAGTATGGATAGGAGTAAATGCCTGATGGATACCAAGCATAACCATTGGCAAGAACGATGCTGCCAACACATAACCACCAATAATACCTAATTGATTTAATAAGATATCAACTAGTACATAAATCAAGCCGCTCATAACAATTGATGCAATTGGCATAATCACAAAGATAGTCAAGATGCCGCCAAGAATAATTGTTACAAATGGAACTACAAATAAGTCCAGCACTGCCGGTACTACTTTACGCAACTGCTTCTCAAGCATCGCACAAATGAAGGCGGAGAAAATAACACCGATAACTCCACCGAGGTTTGGCGAAAGTTTCACCGTAAAATTAACCAGCGGAATAATAAACTCCAACGGCTGTGCCGCAGTCGTCGCCGTCGCTGCAATCCCTGCAAGCGCCGGACTTGACACCAAGGCACCCATAATCGCACCGATTACCGCTGAACCACCAAATTCTTTAGCAGCATTGTAACCAGCAACAATATTCAATGCACCAACCAGTAACCCACCTCCGGCTGCAAAAAGCAAGAACCAAGGATTGGTCACTAACTCCGGCCAGAAAGTCTTACAAACATTGGCAATAGCAGCAATCAAACCGGTTGCTACAAACCCGGGAATCAATGGAATAAAAATATTCCCAACATGTTTTAAGCCCCGCTGAAAAGCCGAATTCTGCTTGCTTTTCACACCGGCTTTAGTTGCCGCGGCAACATCTTCGTAGTCAACATCATCGGCAACAGTTGCATCACCTTTGATACCACTGATTTTTTCAAACGCATCACGCAGGCGCTGTGCATGTCCCGGACCAACAATAATTTGCATTTGCTGTCCTTCAACAATACCCATAACACCTTTTTCTGCCTTCAATTTCGCCGCATCAACAGCGCCTACTGATTTTACATTCACGCGCAGACGCGTCATACAGTTGGTAAAACTGCTAATATTATCAGCACCACCAACATCTGCCAAAATATCTTTTGCTAATTGATCATAATTCATATGATTCACTCCTCTTATCTATATTTTTTTAAATTCTACTCTTGCCCGACCACCAAGCATGTCAACAAGTTCGCAATAATGCTCAGCAATCCGGCCTATCTCTATTGTCCGTTCATCACCAGCTAAATCTTGGCGCAATACATGAATCTCGCCACTATATCTTCCATAGGCAGCAGTATCCATCTGCAACGCACCTCGCACCCGCTCAAGACCATCGCCATGACTCGGGATCGTTAAATCCGGGTGATGTCTCGTGGCCTTGATTCGCCACGAGGCATCACTTTCTTCTATCCGAATTGTCCAATGTTTATCCTTTAAAACCTGCCAGCAACCTTCATCAATTGTCGCCACTGGGATAGTTATTATCGATTCAGCTTCGTACTTAGCAATCATCTGCATATCTGGTTCACTAATGGTTCCTTCAGCGATAGCTACATATTCAATACCGTAAATAATCCGCTGTTCCAAATAATTGATATAGGGACTGCGATTCCGTTGCACTTCTAGCACCGGCAGTCCTAAATGCAATGGTGCACGCAACTGCCGGTTACCGGGAATGAAGCTAAAAATCATTCTCCGGAACTCGCTTATCATCCGGTTTTGGCGTTGGTAAAACGCATCATTTAATCCTGTTTCCGGACGCGGATAATAATTATGCCAGGCAATCACCGGAATATCTGCAAGTTCCATCAATTCAGCCTCAGTCAAAGTGCTGGCATTCAAAGCAATCTTAAAACCAAGCTGATGCATCATTCTGATTTCCGTAAGCGTAAAACCAAAATCAATCCGCAAACCAATAACACCATATTCTTTAAGTTGCGCTAATGCCGCTATTGGTATATTCAACATCGTGAGCGTATTCGGCGAAATATCCGCAAAAAACTGATAGCCATGCTGCCGATGTAATTTCTGCATATAATCGATGAACTGTTGCAAACGTTC belongs to Culicoidibacter larvae and includes:
- a CDS encoding Rid family detoxifying hydrolase, which translates into the protein MKVYNSQKAPEAIGPYVQAIAANGNLYLSGVLGIDRSTGKMAGESTEEQAKQIFKNIEYVLAEAGLTLNHVIKTTIFLTTMDDFQTVNQVYGANFSSHKPARSCIAVSALPLNAKVEIELIAELV
- the murQ gene encoding N-acetylmuramic acid 6-phosphate etherase; the protein is MLENLTTEKRNENTKHLDQLSALEFATVMNHEDQKVALAIATILPEIAEVIELLGKQYRAGGRIIYIGAGTSGRIGVLDAVECVPTFGVSFDEFIGIIAGGERAFVRAVEGAEDSRELAVNDLAAIDLQPVDVVIGIAASGRTPYVISGLEYANEIGARTVAVACNIGSAIGAAAQHKLEVDAGPEVLTGSTRLKAGSAQKMILNMLSTGAMVQAGKVFGNLMVDVQLTNEKLVERAKRIIIDATGVSYEQAEQVLHKAENKPKVAIVMIKANCDYQEAVNRLNQADGFISRAI
- a CDS encoding PTS transporter subunit EIIC, coding for MNYDQLAKDILADVGGADNISSFTNCMTRLRVNVKSVGAVDAAKLKAEKGVMGIVEGQQMQIIVGPGHAQRLRDAFEKISGIKGDATVADDVDYEDVAAATKAGVKSKQNSAFQRGLKHVGNIFIPLIPGFVATGLIAAIANVCKTFWPELVTNPWFLLFAAGGGLLVGALNIVAGYNAAKEFGGSAVIGAIMGALVSSPALAGIAATATTAAQPLEFIIPLVNFTVKLSPNLGGVIGVIFSAFICAMLEKQLRKVVPAVLDLFVVPFVTIILGGILTIFVIMPIASIVMSGLIYVLVDILLNQLGIIGGYVLAASFLPMVMLGIHQAFTPIHTELITSAGFTVLLPIMAMAGAGQVGAAIAVFVKTKDLKLKETAASGLPVGFLGVGEPLIYGVSLPLFWPFVTACLGAGFGGAFIALANTLGNTVGAVAIGPSGLLLIPLIANGQWLWYVGGLVISYVMGFVLTYFFGYNDKLLERLR
- a CDS encoding MupG family TIM beta-alpha barrel fold protein, which produces MLVFSLYPTDEEVVLNQVVQQAKQYNIKHFFVSLHIPETERLQQFIDYMQKLHRQHGYQFFADISPNTLTMLNIPIAALAQLKEYGVIGLRIDFGFTLTEIRMMHQLGFKIALNASTLTEAELMELADIPVIAWHNYYPRPETGLNDAFYQRQNRMISEFRRMIFSFIPGNRQLRAPLHLGLPVLEVQRNRSPYINYLEQRIIYGIEYVAIAEGTISEPDMQMIAKYEAESIITIPVATIDEGCWQVLKDKHWTIRIEESDASWRIKATRHHPDLTIPSHGDGLERVRGALQMDTAAYGRYSGEIHVLRQDLAGDERTIEIGRIAEHYCELVDMLGGRARVEFKKI